From one Drosophila subpulchrella strain 33 F10 #4 breed RU33 chromosome 3L, RU_Dsub_v1.1 Primary Assembly, whole genome shotgun sequence genomic stretch:
- the LOC119552864 gene encoding galactosylgalactosylxylosylprotein 3-beta-glucuronosyltransferase P isoform X1 → MKGNYTHLTMYSGINASGHGSGKMSLGKSIKMYLTIFILTTCIYMALYQYHISQEPFAASDVVKHQEKSSSYIASYLWSPISLLMANSSSNTINQSTTTSTTTASTTTTTTAGGTVGQKLGASPASIRMVSLAATTPTFVSSSSQLRSGSVGGHRKTAGIRTSSTSTSTTTTTVATASGLATTTTTTAKTSAKTSAAATPTASHKENAHKTRPTFVAASEPPPLYIITPTYRRPEQLAELTRLGYTLKHVVNLLWLVIEDANATNPLVGHTLDRIGVPYEYMVAPMPEKYKQTKRAKPRGVSNRNRGLEYLRQHATEGVLYFADDDNTYDISIFEQMRYTTKVAMWPVGLVTKTGVSSPIIKDGKMVGYYDGWIGGRKYPVDMAGFAVSVKFLKERPNAQMPFKPGYEEDGFLRSLAPLDNTEIEFLADECRDILTWHTQTKKNAPAQALNRTHYKNTNLEHIDKLLVRP, encoded by the exons ATGAAGGGCAACTACACCCATCTCACCATGTACAGTGGGATCAATGCCAGTGGCCACGGCAGCGGCAAGATGTCCCTGGGCAAATCCATCAAAATGTACCTGACCATTTTCATTCTGACCACCTGCATTTACATGGCTCTCTACCAGTACCACATATCCCAAGAGCCCTTCGCCGCCAGTGACGTCGTCAAG CATCAAGAGAAATCATCGTCATATATCGCCTCATATTTGTGGTCACCCATTTCCCTGCTAATGGCCAATAGTTCCTCCAACACTATTAACCAATCCACAACAACAAGCACAACAACAgcttcaacaacaacaacaaccacagcaGGTGGCACAGTGGGCCAAAAGCTGGGTGCATCCCCCGCCTCCATTCGCATGGTTTCATTAGCGGCCACCACACCCACATTTGTATCTTCGTCATCGCAACTAAGATCGGGATCGGTGGGGGGCCATCGAAAGACTGCAGGCATTAGGACCTCAAGCACCTCAACCAGCACAACCACAACGACAGTAGCCACAGCCAGTGGGTTGGcaacaacgacaacaacaacagccaaAACAAGCGCCAAAACATCCGCggcggccacgcccactgccTCCCACAAGGAAAACGCCCATAAGACTCGACCAACATTTGTTGCTGCATCCGAGCCc CCGCCCCTGTACATAATCACGCCCACCTACCGACGACCCGAGCAGCTGGCGGAGCTCACCCGACTGGGATACACCCTCAAGCACGTGGTGAACCTGCTCTGGCTGGTCATCGAGGACGCCAACGCGACAAACCCGCTGGTGGGCCACACTCTGGACCGGATCGGAGTGCCCTACGAGTACATGGTGG CACCCATGCCCGAGAAGTACAAGCAGACGAAGAGGGCCAAGCCGCGTGGCGTCTCCAATCGGAATCGGGGCCTCGAGTATCTGCGCCAACATGCCACCGAGGGAGTGCTCTACTTTGCCGACGACGACAACACCTACGACATTAGCATATTCGAGCAG ATGCGTTACACTACCAAGGTAGCCATGTGGCCGGTTGGCCTGGTGACAAAGACCGGAGTGAGCAGTCCCATAATCAAGGATGGCAAAATGGTGGGCTATTACGATGGCTGGATCGGAGGTCGGAAATATCCCGTGGATATGGCCGGATTTGCAGTGAGCGTCAAGTTCCTGAAGGAGCGACCCAATGCCCAGATGCCCTTCAAGCCGGGTTACGAGGAAGACGGGTTCCTCCGCAGTCTGGCGCCACTTGACAACACGGAAATCGAGTTCCTGGCCGACGAGTGCCGAGAT ATTCTCACGTGGCACACGCAGACGAAGAAGAACGCGCCCGCCCAGGCGCTGAACAGGACGCACTACAAGAACACGAACCTGGAGCACATAGACAAGCTGCTGGTGCGCCCATAG
- the LOC119552864 gene encoding galactosylgalactosylxylosylprotein 3-beta-glucuronosyltransferase P isoform X2 translates to MKGNYTHLTMYSGINASGHGSGKMSLGKSIKMYLTIFILTTCIYMALYQYHISQEPFAASDVVKPPLYIITPTYRRPEQLAELTRLGYTLKHVVNLLWLVIEDANATNPLVGHTLDRIGVPYEYMVAPMPEKYKQTKRAKPRGVSNRNRGLEYLRQHATEGVLYFADDDNTYDISIFEQMRYTTKVAMWPVGLVTKTGVSSPIIKDGKMVGYYDGWIGGRKYPVDMAGFAVSVKFLKERPNAQMPFKPGYEEDGFLRSLAPLDNTEIEFLADECRDILTWHTQTKKNAPAQALNRTHYKNTNLEHIDKLLVRP, encoded by the exons ATGAAGGGCAACTACACCCATCTCACCATGTACAGTGGGATCAATGCCAGTGGCCACGGCAGCGGCAAGATGTCCCTGGGCAAATCCATCAAAATGTACCTGACCATTTTCATTCTGACCACCTGCATTTACATGGCTCTCTACCAGTACCACATATCCCAAGAGCCCTTCGCCGCCAGTGACGTCGTCAAG CCGCCCCTGTACATAATCACGCCCACCTACCGACGACCCGAGCAGCTGGCGGAGCTCACCCGACTGGGATACACCCTCAAGCACGTGGTGAACCTGCTCTGGCTGGTCATCGAGGACGCCAACGCGACAAACCCGCTGGTGGGCCACACTCTGGACCGGATCGGAGTGCCCTACGAGTACATGGTGG CACCCATGCCCGAGAAGTACAAGCAGACGAAGAGGGCCAAGCCGCGTGGCGTCTCCAATCGGAATCGGGGCCTCGAGTATCTGCGCCAACATGCCACCGAGGGAGTGCTCTACTTTGCCGACGACGACAACACCTACGACATTAGCATATTCGAGCAG ATGCGTTACACTACCAAGGTAGCCATGTGGCCGGTTGGCCTGGTGACAAAGACCGGAGTGAGCAGTCCCATAATCAAGGATGGCAAAATGGTGGGCTATTACGATGGCTGGATCGGAGGTCGGAAATATCCCGTGGATATGGCCGGATTTGCAGTGAGCGTCAAGTTCCTGAAGGAGCGACCCAATGCCCAGATGCCCTTCAAGCCGGGTTACGAGGAAGACGGGTTCCTCCGCAGTCTGGCGCCACTTGACAACACGGAAATCGAGTTCCTGGCCGACGAGTGCCGAGAT ATTCTCACGTGGCACACGCAGACGAAGAAGAACGCGCCCGCCCAGGCGCTGAACAGGACGCACTACAAGAACACGAACCTGGAGCACATAGACAAGCTGCTGGTGCGCCCATAG
- the LOC119552865 gene encoding inactive ubiquitin carboxyl-terminal hydrolase MINDY-4B: MNKDFITQGGTPITTDLATDLRNLVFGTAAIPMRAEWLQTSFVFGAPKEELAYGLRSPRNATRGLLSVVQGFVLKYLLFARKTSRVASLTDPLLATAEMQREALFCALLEILRTISDKGKVTIVLPSEDEVFVEHSACYFHDSVTEKLYVFTLSPNEELEYFLKRNFKYFTEEETPGTLLFLYSAVLTRSMGKVRTDLDSAKSAPLTSSNHEEGSLMIVTLLLTGRATPYIHNGVVNVGDESSYAVPQYGVLKRCMIGLLLWDIESASAAVNQSRQPGSRLKTPNYPIWITSCTGHFGVIFNKNPDLLRNYHAESRFDVNYYSCSGHQILMTIDNRTYNEQALVMLERQPITPESTSMSGKEEGGGATSPTAISGGGGAAAGGGVGGASGGVGGAASGASGGNDVVAKEESTLNTPLQRLIHTKWEEATISFHVQPSMLSYLFSTTQ, translated from the exons ATGAACAAAGACTTCATCACGCAGGGCGGCACGCCCATTACCACTGACCTGGCCACG GATCTGCGCAATCTGGTTTTCGGTACCGCCGCCATTCCCATGCGAGCCGAATGGCTGCAGACGTCCTTTGTGTTTGGCGCTCCGAAGGAGGAGCTGGCCTACGGCCTCCGTTCGCCCCGGAACGCCACCCGTGGCCTCTTGTCCGTCGTCCAGGGATTCGTCCTGAAGTATCTCCTTTTTGCCCGGAAGACCAGTCGCGTCGCTTCGCTTACCGA CCCGCTCCTGGCCACCGCCGAGATGCAACGAGAGGCCCTGTTCTGCGCCCTGCTGGAGATCCTGCGCACCATCTCGGACAAGGGCAAGGTCACCATAGTGCTGCCGTCGGAGGACGAGGTGTTCGTGGAACACAGCGCCTGCTATTTCCACGACTCCGTCACCGAGAAG CTCTATGTTTTCACACTGTCACCCAACGAGGAGTTGGAATACTTTTTGAAGCGAAATTTCAAATAC TTTACAGAGGAGGAGACCCCGGGCACCCTGCTGTTTCTTTATAGCGCCGTCCTCACGCGATCCATGGGAAA AGTTCGCACGGATCTGGACTCCGCGAAATCCGCGCCCCTGACTTCGAGCAATCACGAGGAGGGCTCCCTGATGATTGTCACCCTGCTGCTGACGGGTCGTGCCACGCCCTATATTCACAATGGTGTTGTAAATGTGGGCGACGAGAGTAGCTAT GCAGTTCCACAATATGGAGTCCTTAAACGTTGCATGATCGGTCTTCTGCTCTGGGATATCGAGTCGGCTAGT GCTGCGGTTAATCAGTCCCGCCAGCCGGGTTCCCGCCTGAAGACGCCCAACTACCCCATCTGGATAACCAGCTGCACGGGCCACTTCGGCGTGATCTTCAACAAGAATCCGGACCTGCTGCGCAACTACCATGCGGAGTCGCGGTTCGACGTGAACTACTACAGCTGCTCGGGCCACCAGATCCTGATGACCATCGACAATCGCACCTACAACGAGCAAGCATTGGTCATGTTGGAGCGGCAACCAATCACGCCGGAGAGTACCTCGATGTCCGGAAAGGAGGAGGGCGGGGGCGCAACGTCGCCAACGGCCATTTCCGGAGGAGGAGGTGCTGCTGCCGGCGGCGGTGTGGGTGGCGCTAGCGGCGGTGTTGGTGGTGCTGCTAGTGGCGCTAGCGGTGGTAACGATGTGGTCGCCAAGGAGGAGTCGACGCTCAACACGCCGTTGCAGCGTCTGATTCATACCAAGTGGGAAGAGGCAACTATAAGCTTTCACGTGCAGCCATCGATGTTGAGTTATCTTTTTAGTACCACTCAGTAG
- the LOC119554920 gene encoding uncharacterized aarF domain-containing protein kinase 5: MRPLQRVRQLLSVGSRIRNRRPLHGQRDASVQKGGVPVVRLSLLAAGAGALAYDGVVNDFTYCGASVRFVRSLKTAGLIAADYLRLDENDPEYETKVKVLHKKSAERLLETCLLNGGLYIKVGQGFAAINHILPVEYTSTLSLLQDRCLPTTEADVQKVFRKDFGQLPEEIYQEFDYKPVAAASLAQVFKAKLPSGEQVAVKVQYNDLQKRFISDLGTIIFLQDIVEFFFKDYNFGWILNDLRKNLVLELNFLQEGHNAERCAKDMEKFSFVHVPQVHWSYTKTRVLTLEWMEGCKINDLKTIEKEKLSLKDIDVKLFETFAEQIFYTGFVHADPHPGNIFVRKNSKSGQADIILLDHGLYEELPQNVRGPLCEFWEATVLRDEAKMQAAAEKIGIADYMRFAEVLFQQPIRNRSGSIRGKLSQEDIDHMQEIARNNFEHIMGTLKEMPRSMLFVVRNLNTVRAISHQHGDVVNRPRVMARYAQKCLYMQHTRRSPVQFVRWLSRRIYFEYCLFLSAFKLRLLDWYFNMLYFLGRAPASARTAMRDMMQPPEPVMLR; encoded by the exons ATGCGACCTCTCCAG CGTGTGCGGCAACTGCTGAGTGTGGGAAGCCGGATTCGGAACAGAAGACCACTCCATGGCCAGCGAGACGCGTCTGTCCAGAAAGGCGGTGTTCCTGTGGTGCGACTGAGCCTCCTGGCGGCAGGAGCAGGTGCCCTGGCATACGATGGGGTGGTGAATGACTTCACCTACTGCGGCGCCTCCGTGCGATTTGTGCGGTCTTTAAAAACCGCCGGACTAATAGCCGCCGACTATCTTCGGCTGGACGAGAACGATCCGGAGTACGAGACCAAGGTGAAGGTGCTCCACAAGAAGAGCGCCGAGCGACTGTTGGAGACGTGTCTGCTCAACGGTGGCCTGTACATCAAAGTGGGCCAAGGATTCGCCGCCATCAATCACATCCTGCCCGTGGAGTACACCAGCACGCTGTCCCTGCTGCAGGACCGCTGTCTGCCCACCACCGAGGCGGACGTGCAGAAGGTCTTCCGCAAGGACTTTGGCCAGCTGCCCGAGGAGATTTACCAGGAGTTCGACTACAAGCCCGTGGCGGCCGCCAGTTTGGCGCAGGTCTTTAAGGCCAAGCTGCCCAGCGGCGAGCAGGTGGCCGTCAAGGTGCAGTACAACGATCTGCAGAAGAGATTCATCAGCGACCTCGGCACCATCATCTTCCTTCAGGACATTGTCGAGTTCTTCTTCAAGGACTACAACTTTGGCTGGATCTTGAATGACCTGCGGAAGAACCTGGTGCTGGAGCTAAACTTTTTGCAGGAGGGCCATAACGCCGAGCGCTGCGCCAAGGACATGGAGAAGTTCAGCTTCGTTCACGTTCCCCAGGTCCATTGGTCGTATACCAAAACG CGCGTTCTTACTCTTGAGTGGATGGAGGGCTGTAAGATTAACGATCTGAAGACGatagaaaaagaaaaactcAGCCTGAAGGACATCGATGTGAAGCTCTTTGAAACCTTTGCTGAGCAGATTTTCTATACTGGCTTCGTGCACGCCGATCCCCATCCAGGAAATA TTTTTGTGCGCAAAAATAGTAAAAGCGGCCAAGCGGATATAATCCTGCTGGATCATGGCCTTTACGAAGAACTTCCTCAAAATGTGCGAGGGCCGCTCTGCGAATTCTGGGAGGCCACTGTTCTCCGCGACGAGGCAAAGATGCAGGCGGCCGCCGAGAAGATCGGAATCGCCGACTACATGCGCTTCGCCGAAGTGCTCTTCCAGCAGCCGATTAGGAATCGAAGTGGAAGCATCCGGGGCAAGCTGTCGCAGGAGGACATCGACCACATGCAGGAGATAGCCAGGAACAACTTTGAGCACATCATGGGCACCCTGAAGGAGATGCCCAGGAGCATGTTGTTTGTG GTCCGCAATCTGAACACGGTGCGAGCAATTAGTCATCAGCATGGAGACGTCGTGAATCGTCCGCGGGTCATGGCGCGATATGCCCAGAAGTGTCTCTATATGCAGCACACTCGACGATCTCCCGTGCAATTTGTGCGATGGCTGAGCCGACGCATCTATTTCGAGTACTGTCTGTTTTTGTCAGCCTTCAAGCTGCGCCTCCTCGACTGGTACTTTAATATGCTTTATTTCCTGGGACGCGCCCCTGCCTCGGCGAGGACCGCAATGAGGGACATGATGCAGCCCCCGGAACCGGTGATGTTGAGATGA
- the LOC119553519 gene encoding serine/threonine-protein phosphatase 4 catalytic subunit-like — translation MTDLDRQIAQLQRCELLSQGEIKNLCGKARELLVEEGNVQRVDSPVVVCGDIHGQFYDLKELFRVAGQVPNRNFLFLGDFVDRGFFSLETFLLLLALKVRYPDRIALVRGNHESRQVTQVYGFYDECMRKFGSALIWQWCSDVFDYLSLAAIIDGTVFCVHGGLSPAIQNLEQIRVLDRKQEVPHDGPMCDLLWSDPEDQLGWGVSPRGAGYLFGSDVVEAFKHANGLDMICRAHQLVMEGYKWHFGQSVLTVWSAPNYCYRCGNVAAVVEMNEFLGRQFIIFDAASQENRSFPTKKPQAEYFL, via the exons ATGACTGACTTGGACCGCCAGATTGCGCAACTGCAGCGCTGCGAGCTCCTCTCGCAAGGCGAGATCAAGAACCTGTGCGGAAAGGCTCGCGAACTCCTGGTGGAGGAGGGCAATGTGCAGCGCGTGGACTCGCCGGTGGTCGTGTGCGGCGATATCCACGGCCAGTTCTACGATCTCAAGGAGCTGTTCAGGGTGGCCGGCCAGGTGCCCAACAGGAACTTCCTCTTCCTGGGCGACTTCGTGGACAGGGGCTTCTTCAGCCTGGAGACCTTTCTGCTGCTTCTTGCCCTGAAGGTGCGCTACCCAGACCGCATTGCCCTTGTCCGCGGCAACCACGAGTCCCGCCAGGTCACCCAGGTGTACGGATTCTACGACGAGTGCATGCGCAAGTTTGGGTCCGCGCTCATTTGGCAGTGGTGCTCCGACGTTTTCGACTACCTCAGCCTGGCGGCAATCATCGATGGCACGGTGTTCTGCGTCCACGGTGGACTGTCGCCGGCCATCCAAAATCTGGAACAAATCCGTGTCCTAGATCGCAAGCAGGAGGTGCCGCACGACGGGCCAATGTGCGATCTGCTCTGGAGCGATCCAGAGGATCAGCTGGGCTGGGGAGTCTCGCCTCGTGGGGCTGGTTACCTCTTTGGCTCGGATGTGGTCGAAGCGTTCAAACACGCCAATGGCCTGGACATGATATGCCGCGCCCACCAGCTGGTCATGGAGGGCTACAAGTGGCACTTCGGCCAATCCGTCCTGACTGTGTGGTCAGCTCCTAACTACTGCTATCG CTGCGGCAATGTGGCTGCCGTCGTGGAGATGAACGAGTTCCTAGGCCGCCAATTTATCATTTTCGATGCGGCTTCACAGGAGAATCGAAGTTTTCCCACCAAGAAGCCACAGGCGGAGTACTTCCTCTAG
- the LOC119555313 gene encoding protein wntless, which produces MSGTILENLSGRKLSILVASLLLCQVLCFLLGGLYAPLPAGHVTVLGSLCREDHARQNDTDFLLYSRGAGACIPVTREEVERDSMKMANELVHVFQMPLPRDLRDLDYSRWQQNLIGVLQVEFGYDSSSELREPPRELQLTIDMRLAYRNKGDPDNGWKLYAHGVEHRYLDCAPTNVGPTETLYSCDMIPLFELGALHHSFYLLNLRFPLDTPRQMNLQFGHMHDLTLTAIHQNGGFTQIWLLLKTVLFPFVVGIMIWFWRRVHLLQRSPALLEYMLIYLGAALTFLNLPLEYLSLAFEMPYMLLLSDIRQGIFYAMLLSFWLVFAGEHMLIQDAPNKSTIRSRYWKHLSAVVVGCISLFVFDICERGVQLRNPFYSIWTTPLGAKVAMTFIVLAGVSAAIYFLFLCYMIWKVFRNIGDKRTSLPSMSQARRLHYEGLIYRFKFLMLATLVCAALTVAGFVMGQMAEGQWDWNDNVEIQLTSAFLTGVYGMWNIYIFALLILYAPSHKQWPTMHHSDETTQSNENIVASAASEEIEFSHLPSDSNPSEISSLTSFTRKVAFD; this is translated from the exons ATGTCGGGCACCATACTGGAGAACCTGAGCGGCCGCAAGCTGTCCATATTGGTGGCCAGTTTGCTGCTCTGCCAGGTGCTGTGCTTCCTGCTGGGCGGTCTATATGCCCCCCTGCCCGCCGGTCATGTCACCGTCCTGGGATCGCTGTGCCGCGAGGATCACGCCCGTCAGAACGACACGGATTTCCTTTTGTACTCCCGCGGAGCAGGAGCCTGCATCCCAGTGACCCGGGAGGAGGTGGAGCGGGATTCCATGAAGATGGCCAATGAGTTGGTGCACGTGTTCCAGATGCCGTTGCCTCGTGATCTGCGCGACTTGGACTACTCCCGCTGGCAGCAGAATCTCATCGGGGTTCTGCAGGTGGAGTTCGGCTACGATTCCTCCTCGGAGCTAAGGGAGCCGCCCAGGGAACTCCAGCTGACCATCGACATGCGCCTGGCCTATCGCAATAAGGGGGACCCGGATAACGGTTGGAAGTTGTATGCCCACGGTGTGGAACACCGGTACCTGGACTGCGCCCCGACTAATGTGGGACCCACAGAGACGCTCTACTCCTGCGACATGATCCCGCTGTTTGAACTGGGCGCCCTACATCACAGCTTCTATCTGCTGAACCTGCGTTTCCCGCTGGACACGCCGCGCCAGATGAACCTGCAGTTTGGGCACATGCATGATCTCACGCTGACCGCCATTCATCAGAACGGAGGCTTCACCCAGATCTGGCTGCTGCTGAAGACGGTGCTGTTTCCCTTTGTGGTGGGCATCATGATCTGGTTCTGGAGGCGggtgcatttactgcagagaTCGCCGGCCCTGCTGGAGTACATGCTCATCTATCTGGGAGCTGCTCTGACCTTTCTCAACCTGCCGCTGGAGTACTTGTCGCTGGCCTTCGAGATGCCTTACATGCTGCTGCTGAGTGACATCCGTCAGGGAATCTTTTACGCCATGCTGCTCTCTTTCTGGCTCGTGTTCGCCGGAGAACACATGCTCATCCAGGATGCCCCGAATAAGTCAACCATCCGGTCGCGTTACTGGAAGCATCTGTCTGCCGTCGTGGTGGGCTGCATCTCGCTGTTCGTCTTCGACATCTGCGAAAGGGGCGTGCAGCTGCGCAACCCATTCTACTCCATCTGGACCACTCCGCTGGGTGCAAAGGTGGCTATGACCTTCATAGTGTTGGCCGGAGTTTCGGCGGCCATTTACTTCCTATTCCTGTGCTACATGATCTGGAAGGTGTTCAGGAACATTGGCGACAAACGCACTTCGCTCCCGTCTATGTCTCAGGCGCGCCGACTCCATTACGAGG GACTCATCTACCGCTTTAAATTCTTAATGCTGGCCACCCTAGTATGTGCTGCTCTGACTGTGGCTGGTTTCGTCATGGGCCAAATGGCCGAGGGTCAATGGGATTGGAATGACAACGTGGAGATTCAGCTAACCTCTGCCTTCCTGACCGGCGTCTACGGCATGTGGAACATCTACATCTTCGCTCTGCTCATCCTGTACGCCCCCAGCCACAAGCAATGGCCCACAATGCACCACAGCGACGAGACTACTCAGTCCAATGAGAACATCGTGGCCTCGGCTGCCAGCGAGGAGATCGAGTTCAGCCACCTGCCATCGGACTCCAACCCGAGCGAGATCTCTTCACTCACCTCGTTTACCCGCAAGGTGGCCTTCGATTAG
- the LOC119555314 gene encoding putative Dol-P-Glc:Glc(2)Man(9)GlcNAc(2)-PP-Dol alpha-1,2-glucosyltransferase has translation MNGSWKLVLPVGFVLYSLPLFLRVNGTSDYVIDEEFHIPQGLAFCRKEFEVWDPKITTFPGLYLVALILNPLNLCTVTGLRMLSLAGAGINILLLYKIRRRILAGSGGNSYAAHEAITMSVLPPLYFFTHLYYTDTLSLTMVLLFYNYWQQEAHLPAAVFGAASVLMRQTNIVWVCMATGMTVLDTLVHQCIRTRVVPKDKIRLLGKELWVQLFSSPRLLCNCFLSILAKCCFYASIILPFVGFLFINGSIVVGDKSAHEASLHVPQLFYFAIFAAGFGISNTIRQLRSAADLIRRNRMLSILAMLLILVVIHLNTEVHPYLLADNRHYTFYVWSRLYGRFWWFRYAMAPVYLLSISVLFCGLRHMPDSFKLMFPVSLFLVLCFQRLLELRYFLVPYILFRLNTRHTRKGYAEWLELGAHLLLNVATFYVYFTKEFYWQNYRAPQRIIW, from the exons ATGAATGGGTCCTGGAAACTGGTCTTGCCCGTGGGCTTTGTGCTATACTCGCTGCCGCTGTTCCTGCGGGTGAACGGCACCTCGGACTATGTAATCGACGAGGAGTTCCACATCCCACAGGGATTGGCCTTTTGCCGCAAGGAATTCGAAGTG TGGGATCCCAAAATAACGACGTTTCCGGGCTTGTACTTGGTTGCCCTCATCCTGAATCCTTTGAACCTGTGCACGGTAACGGGCCTAAGGATGCTAAGCTTGGCCGGTGCCGGGATCAACATCCTCCTGCTCTACAAGATCAGGCGCCGCATCCTGGCCGGCTCGGGGGGCAACTCGTATGCAGCCCATGAGGCGATAACGATGTCCGTTCTCCCGCCACTCTACTTCTTCACCCACCTGTACTACACAGATACCCTGTCGCTGACCATGGTGCTCCTGTTCTACAACTATTGGCAGCAGGAGGCCCATCTGCCGGCGGCGGTGTTTGGGGCCGCCAGTGTGCTAATGCGCCAGACGAACATCGTGTGGGTTTGCATGGCCACCGGGATGACAGTGCTGGACACGCTAGTCCACCAATGCATCCGAACTCGGGTCGTTCCTAAGGACAAAATCCGATTGTTGGGCAAAGAG ttgTGGGTGCAACTCTTCAGCAGTCCCCGATTGCTGTGCAACTGCTTCCTGAGCATTTTGGCCAAATGCTGCTTCTACGCTTCGATCATTCTGCCCTTCGTGGGCTTCCTGTTCATTAATGGCTCCATTGTGGTGGGCGATAAGAGTGCCCACGAGGCCAGCTTGCATGTGCCGCAGCTCTTTTACTTCGCCATCTTTGCGGCTGGCTTTGGAATATCCAACACCATACGACAGTTACGTTCGGCAGCGGACCTAATTCGTAGAAACCGCATGTTATCCATCTTGGCGATGTTGCTAATACTGGTTGTGATACACCTGAACACCGAGGTGCATCCATATCTGCTGGCCGACAACAGACACTATACCTTCTACGTTTGGAGCCGACTTTACGGACGGTTCTGGTGGTTTCGGTACGCCATGGCGCCAGTGTACCTGCTCTCCATTTCCGTTCTCTTCTGCGGACTGCGTCACATGCCGGACAGCTTCAAGTTGATGTTTCCAGTCAGTCTCTTCCTGGTGCTGTGCTTCCAGCGACTCTTGGAGCTGCGCTACTTCCTGGTGCCCTACATCCTCTTCCGGCTGAACACGCGGCACACTCGCAAGGGCTACGCCGAGTGGCTGGAACTGGGCGCTCATCTGCTGCTCAATGTGGCCACATTTTATGTGTACTTCACCAAGGAGTTCTACTGGCAAAATTACCGCGCTCCCCAAAGGATCATTTGGTAG